A DNA window from Engystomops pustulosus chromosome 6, aEngPut4.maternal, whole genome shotgun sequence contains the following coding sequences:
- the GNB1 gene encoding guanine nucleotide-binding protein G(I)/G(S)/G(T) subunit beta-1 has product MSELDQLRQEAEQLKNQIRDARKACADATLAQITANIDPVGRIQMRTRRTLRGHLAKIYAMHWGTDSRLLVSASQDGKLIIWDSYTTNKVHAIPLRSSWVMTCAYAPSGNYVACGGLDNICSIYNLKTREGNVRVSRELAGHTGYLSCCRFLDDNQIITSSGDTTCALWDIETGQQTTTFTGHTGDVMSLSLAPDSRCFVSGACDASAKLWDIREGMCRQTFTGHESDINAICFFPNGNAFATGSDDATCRLFDLRADQELMVYSHDNIICGITSVAFSKSGRLLLAGYDDFNCNVWDTLKADRAGVLAGHDNRVSCLGVTDDGMAVATGSWDSFLKIWN; this is encoded by the exons ATGAGTGAACTTGATCAGCTACGCCAGGAGGCTGAGCAACTCAAGAACCAAATCAGA GATGCCAGGAAAGCATGTGCAGATGCCACTCTGGCTCAG ATCACAGCCAATATTGATCCAGTAGGTCGAATTCAGATGCGCACTAGGCGTACCCTGAGGGGCCACCTTGCGAAAATCTATGCTATGCACTGGGGCACAGATTCCAG GCTGCTAGTTAGTGCCTCCCAGGATGGCAAGCTTATCATCTGGGACAGCTACACCACAAACAAG GTTCATGCAATTCCCTTGCGTTCCTCTTGGGTAATGACATGTGCTTATGCTCCCTCTGGAAACTATGTGGCTTGCGGTGGTCTCGATAACATTTGTTCAATTTACAACCTGAAAACCCGTGAAGGAAACGTGAGAGTGAGCCGTGAGTTGGCCGGTCACACAG GCTATCTGTCCTGCTGTCGTTTTCTGGATGATAACCAAATAATTACCAGCTCCGGTGATACCACTTG CGCTCTTTGGGACATTGAGACTGGTCAGCAGACAACCACCTTCACTGGACACACTGGGGATGTAATGAGCCTGTCCCTCGCTCCAGATTCCAGGTGCTTTGTGTCTGGGGCCTGCGACGCCTCAGCCAAACTTTGGGACATCAGAGAAGGCATGTGCCGACAGACCTTCACCGGCCATGAATCTGACATTAATGCTATCTGT TTCTTCCCCAATGGCAATGCTTTTGCCACTGGCTCAGATGATGCCACATGTAGGCTTTTCGACCTTCGCGCAGACCAGGAGCTGATGGTTTACTCTCATGACAATATCATCTGCGGCATCACCTCTGTAGCATTCTCAAAGAGCGGACGCCTCCTCTTAGCCGGTTATGACGATTTCAATTGCAATGTCTGGGACACGCTTAAGGCTGACAGAGCAG GTGTCCTGGCCGGTCATGATAACCGTGTAAGTTGCTTGGGAGTGACAGATGATGGCATGGCAGTGGCAACAGGGTCATGGGACAGCTTCCTCAAGATTTGGAACTAA